In Chrysoperla carnea chromosome 2, inChrCarn1.1, whole genome shotgun sequence, the following proteins share a genomic window:
- the LOC123291810 gene encoding putative uncharacterized protein DDB_G0282133 isoform X2: MQNSQYFYDGIDSYLYSLVHYSGTRSNNIGINPNNFGINPNNFGINPNNFGINPNNFGINPNNIGVNPNNNGTHPNNIGTRPNNAGNYQQPYRNTNNETQYHTNLNNRNNDYVRQNIAVNRYNNFNSYDNRYNNFENEQVLNNRYYNNQHFIPRVQQQHSRQRLENPYYNPNHWNRYPQNNNYARPQVQTQSHRGFQAPPRSRPNRQLSRVMPLENVQQIPGNNELMFDSPQKIVPLNPNNALFTENEANQRTDTQNQITETSDLFQIDTQADLSNLEKTRLDEDLPQPPESASADTNVVQPPESTSTDTNVVQGIISAFSNAPQENTQIQPDPDAIHEEPQTAFNVTSKEPQFNSNSMRKPNQKAKRNKNKKNKKDESKYYQNFISHLKEKDNVIKELPKEVANTIICLDSEPEDEDDDVIEIPRSPIPMICLEDSDAEIDQSVKKVKDLETPECPEIESNVEENKLDIPSIQKINTSSKEVGDNPTSTSKSKKRQKRKRENVETSENIEGIENQELQTSTAPEDDSNLEQNTTDIEINPTSKNKIRRKRKRENVDTSENIEGSEGQELQTSPISEDDSKLEQNTTDIETNRTSKRKKREKRKRENLKNVVNEIQNEADTSVNIGEDIQKLQASILQKVLNSVQNTSTSKNKKRQRKKRDCLENVENELKIEPRPDQSNTDIPMENISTSMKGVDISSKPSSKKRLKKKRHRQDIENSEDNESTIQENCETSKEIPKKLTMENTKEISVQSTPTKNIEFATPKSKKRNRARNKKKNTSQLSEGSDDFLLHTTDLESNQSTDSVCTNDTIISANISKKKITVPQTLILDIYETESSCSDVFEKDNPEQNQASTSKRSFAELDLIQFANMITTSRSKENQGSDSIVCAKSSQNCNQTTSVSFSADNSHRVIATDTSKFNFEDTSSSSDESEVVEKNKSQEKNSLQSTFKNSLESDLSYQKFLNERGEESSTEESEIITRIRNHLESDKSKNITKSSLSQINDKSKFQNSLVPLNNAEQGDTTIDVNYEQFINQLENKIRECNDKQKYSLNKRKKLAQEKIRKDTDNNSNNNREVANEPLAPSNSENSENLCTENSETLCTENSETVCNSSNNFNEITQELSQSSSDNDSDVECITPITSKDNPVISIDSDHDSIISVNESEVTDVGDICLNVSGGEIIDVENNKNTTKQVSNSLNVSKEEERALNLKMRFHTYWTADRETFYNRSWGGETYDHEEERDLMPASLKEWANPIDKMRMHRSFESKVRCRNCRQQGHIAKNCPVPVKPCSMCGSRQHREFKCNESCCLTVKPGKIIQPTQKNQKKSTNWCSICATRGHSSEKCCYYYNISQTPPDSMQVKHYSDLYDYNGASPKRRKYNAGEDNHWDIHQVKFSNQNSSFLANDQENSTKTTTTTSHILSEPEKMERIHLISITSTKSVTTETVSIATVPNASEYVQSITNTSNVTELNETKSVTTVPISPESVSLLPKCEVSVPESNKTVSNSVEQIATKPVAFESIPTAIGSGNICTSVSTELIQIKTKSSDIEEAVLNSVIPNPVITEPSVNLPIVTQSVIPIGASDPVPQMGTTQPVVSLPSLPQSVIPIRATEPVPQMETTQPVAPIKPVIVRTNLFETGSIELRPDIAISSIQSMKKTSNKNFNLDLPLNGREEQCVHRENFIKTLSKRFKASVYIKTKNSNRILHITASEQHRREIENCLKEFLTIKRPERRPSHNFDFFINKIRNDYPLIEEVYNLQDPYALYQTYTNQRIKKKNPVEIIKKLNAFRRIHCQQISVKTRRSLDFLHNIYNGQPVPINLRSKIKTAYNHIFKNTKIHELDEVINEFNQRRHIQQPPKISKQPTPKKSPTKKQKNKKQKPKPKPIQKPTVSSSTNDVELINYANMLEMATNIPKYRMIIKRCKHRYVINKEFSAKNIRSLMAVGEQLKIPFHT; this comes from the exons aTGCAGAACTCACAATACTTTTATGACGGTATCGATTCCTATCTGTACAGTTTGGTACACTACTCAGGTACTCGTTCCAATAACATTGGTATTAATCCCAATAACTTTGGTATTAATCCCAATAACTTTGGTATTAATCCCAATAACTTTGGTATTAATCCCAATAACTTTGGTATTAATCCCAATAACATTGGTGTTAATCCCAATAACAATGGTACTCATCCCAATAACATTGGTACTCGTCCCAACAACGCAGGAAATTATCAACAACCCTACCGAAATACTAACAACGAAACACAATACCACACTAACCTCAATAATCGAAATAATGATTATGTTCGTCAAAATATTGCCGTAAATCGATATAACAATTTCAATAGTTATGATAATCGTTACAATAACTTCGAAAATGAACAAGTGTTAAATAACAGATATTATAATAACCAACACTTTATCCCAAGAGTACAACAACAACATTCAAGACAACGGTTGGAAAATCCATATTATAATCCAAATCACTGGAATCGTTatccacaaaataataattatgcacGTCCACAAGTACAAACACAATCCCATAGGGGATTCCAGGCTCCACCACGATCACGCCCTAATCGACAATTATCACGAGTAATGCCTCTAGAAAATGTACAACAAATTCCCGGAAACAATGAGCTGATGTTCGATTCCCCACAAAAAATAGTGCCTTTAAATCCAAATAATGCTTTATTCACAGAGAATGAAGCAAATCAACGAACTGATACCCAAAATCAAATAACTGAAACCTCTGATCTTTTTCAAATCGACACACAAGCCGATTTATCAAACTTAGAAAAAACTCGCTTAGATGAAGATTTACCACAGCCACCAGAGTCTGCTTCGGCAGATACGAATGTCGTACAACCACCTGAGTCTACTTCGACAGACACGAATGTTGTTCAAGGAATTATCTCTGCGTTCTCTAATGCACCACAAGAGAATACTCAAATTCAACCTGACCCTGACGCAATACATGAAGAGCCTCAAACTGCATTCAATGTAACGAGTAAGGAACCTCAATTTAACTCTAACTCCATGCGTAAGCCAAATCAAAAAGCGaaaaggaataaaaataaaaagaataagaaagatgaatcaaaatattatcaaaattttatttcacatttaaaagAGAAAGACAATGTTATTAAAGAACTACCGAAAGAAGTGGCGAATACGATTATTTGTTTGGATAGTGAACCCGAAGATGAAGATGATGATGTCATTGAAATACCTAGGAGTCCAATACCAATGATTTGTCTGGAAGATAGTGATGCTGAAATCGATCAATCAGTGAAAAAAGTTAAAGATTTGGAAACACCTGAATGTCCAGAAATAGAATCTAATGTAGAGGAAAATAAACTGGACATACCtagtattcaaaaaattaatacatcaTCGAAAGAGGTTGGAGATAATCCTACTTCGACATCCAAAAGTAAAAAGCGTCAAAAAAGGAAACGAGAAAATGTTGAGACTTCAGAAAATATTGAAGGAATAGAAAATCAGGAATTACAGACTTCAACAGCTCCAGAAGATGACTCTAATTTAGAACAAAATACTACAGATATTGAAATCAATCCaacatccaaaaataaaatacgccGAAAAAGGAAACGAGAAAATGTTGATACATCAGAAAATATTGAAGGAAGCGAAGGTCAAGAACTACAAACTTCACCAATCTCAGAAGATGACTCTAAATTAGAACAAAATACTACAGACATTGAAACCAATCGAACATCCAAACGTAAAAAACGCGAGAAAAGGAAAcgggaaaatttgaaaaatgttgtgAATGAGATTCAAAATGAAGCTGACACATCGGTAAATATTGGAGAAGATATTCAGAAATTACAAGCTTCAATACTTCAAAAAGTACTTAATTCGGTGCAAAATACATCaacatccaaaaataaaaaacgccAAAGAAAAAAACGTGACTGTCTGGAAAATGTTGAGAATGAGCTTAAAATCGAACCAAGGCCTGACCAAAGTAATACAGATATTCCCATGGAAAATATCTCTACCTCAATGAAAGGAGTTGACATTAGTTCAAAACCTAGTAGTAAAAAACGTCTAAAAAAGAAACGTCACCGACAAGATATTGAAAATAGTGAAGATAACGAATCGACCATACAAGAGAACTGTGAAACAAGTAAAGAAatcccaaaaaaattaacaatggaaaatacaaaagaaatttcTGTTCAAAGTacaccaacaaaaaatattgagttTGCAACCCCGAAAAGTAAAAAACGTAACAGAGCtcgaaataaaaagaaaaatacttcACAATTATCCGAGGGCTCAGATGATTTTTTATTGCATACCACAGATCTTGAATCAAATCAATCAACCGATTCAGTATGCACCAATGACACGATCATTTCggcaaatatttcgaaaaaaaagatcACAGTTCCGCAAACTCTAATCCTAGATATTTACGAAACTGAGAGTAGTTGTTCtgatgtttttgaaaaagataatCCTGAACAAAATCAAGCATCTACTTCAAAACGTTCCTTTGCCGAATTAGATTTAATTCAATTTGCGAATATGATAACAACTTCACGATCCAAGGAGAATCAAGGATCCGATAGTATTGTATGTGCAAAATCTAGTCAAAATTGTAATCAAACCACATCAGTTTCATTTAGTGCAGATAATTCTCATCGAGTTATTGCAACAGacacatcaaaatttaatttcgaagATACGTCTTCGAGTTCAGATGAATCAGAAGTCGTTGAGAAAAACAAATCAcaggaaaaaaattctttgcaaagcacatttaaaaatagtttagaatCTGACTtatcttatcaaaaatttcttaatgaGAGGGGAGAAGAATCTAGCACAGAAGAATCTGAAATCATTACTAGAATCAGGAATCATCTGGAATcagataaatcaaaaaatatcactaaaagtagtttatcgcaaataaatgataaaagtaaATTCCAAAACAGTTTAGTGCCGTTAAATAACGCCGAACAAGGTGACACAACCATTGATGTAAACTATGAgcaatttataaatcaattagaaaataaaattcgtgaatgtaatgataaacaaaaatattctcttaacaaaagaaaaaaattagcccaggaaaaaattcgtaaagatactgataataatagtaataataatagggaGGTTGCAAATGAGCCCCTAGCACCtagtaattctgaaaattctgAAAATCTTTGTACTGAAAATTCTGAAACTCTGTGTACTGAAAATTCTGAAACCGTTTGCAATTCATCGAacaatttcaatgaaataacGCAAGAACTTTCACAATCTTCGTCCGATAACGACAGTGATGTCGAGTGTATTACACCAATCACATCAAAAGATAATCCAGTAATTTCAATAGATTCAGATCATGACTCAATAATATCAGTTAACGAAAGTGAGGTAACCGATGTTGGggatatttgtttaaatgtttctgGTGGAGAGATAATTGAtgtggaaaataataaaaatacaacaaaacaagTATCGAATAgtttaaatgtttcaaaagaagaagaaagggcacttaatttaaaaatgcgATTTCATACATATTGGACTGCAGATcgtgaaacattttataatcGATCGTGGGGTGGTGAAACTTATGATCATGAAGAGGAGCGTGATTTAATGccag CTTCGCTGAAGGAATGGGCTAATCCAATTGATAAAATGCGCATGCATAGAAGTTTTGAAAGTAAAGTGCGGTGTCGTAATTGTCGACAACAAGGACACATAGCTAAAAATTGTCCAGTACCAGTAAAACCATGTAGTATGTGTGGTTCTAGGCAACATCGAGAATTTAAGTGTAATGAATCGTGCTGTTTAACG GTAAAACCAGGAAAAATCATACAACCAacgcaaaaaaatcaaaagaaatccACTAATTGGTGTTCAATATGTGCCACAAGAGGTCACTCAAGTGAAAAATGTTGttactattataatatttcGCAAACTCCCCCAGATTCTATGCAAGTAAAACATTATTCAGATTTATATGATTATAATGGTGCATCACCAAAACGTAGAAAATATAACGCCGGAGAAGATAATCATTGGGATATTCATCAAGTGAAGTTTAGTAATCAAAATAGTAGTTTTCTTGCAAATGATCAAGAAAATTCGACTAAAACTACAACAACCACCTCGCATATTTTATCTGAACCTGAAAAAATGGAGAGAATTCATTTAATTTCCATTACATCAACTAAATCAGTTACAACTGAAACTGTTTCAATTGCAACTGTACCAAATGCATCTGAATATGTTCAATCAATCACAAACACATCAAATGTCACGGAATTAAATGAAACTAAATCAGTTACAACTGTACCAATTTCACCTGAATCAGTTTCACTGTTACCTAAATGTGAAGTTAGCGTTCCAGAATCAAACAAAACTGTGTCGAATAGCGTCGAACAAATTGCAACTAAACCAGTTGCATTTGAATCAATACCAACTGCTATTGGTTCTGGCAATATATGCACTTCAGTCTCAACCGAACTGAtacaaattaaaactaaatcaaGCGATATTGAAGAAGCTGTACTAAATTCAGTTATACCTAATCCAGTTATTACTGAACCAAGTGTAAATTTACCAATTGTAACTCAATCAGTTATTCCGATTGGAGCAAGTGATCCAGTTCCTCAAATGGGAACTACTCAACCAGTTGTAAGTTTACCAAGTCTACCTCAATCAGTTATTCCGATTAGAGCAACTGAACCAGTTCCTCAAATGGAAACTACTCAACCAGTTGCTCCAATAAAACCAGTAATAGTTAGgacaaatttatttgaaacaggGTCCATAGAATTGAGACCAGATATTGCAATTTCTAGTATCCAATCAATGAAAAAgacttctaataaaaattttaatttggatcTTCCATTAAATGGAAGGGAAGAACAGTGTGTGcatagagaaaattttattaaaactcttAGTAAAAGATTTAAAGCCAGTGTttatataaaaacgaaaaattcaaatagaattTTACATATTACAGCAAGCGAACAACATCGTCGCGAAATTGAAAATTGTCTCAAAGAGTTTTTAACTATAAAGCGGCCTGAACGTAGACCATCAcataactttgatttttttataaataaaattcgaaatgaTTATCCGTTAATAGAAGAAGTATATAACTTACAAGACCCATATGCTTTATATCAAACTTATACAAATCAAcggataaagaaaaaaaacccggtagaaattataaagaaattaaatgcATTTCGTAGAATACATTGTCAACAGATATCAGTAAAAACACGTAGGTCATTggattttttacataatatttataacggTCAACCAGTGCCCATAAATttaagaagtaaaataaaaacagcatacaaccatatttttaaaaatactaaaattcacGAATTAGATGAagtaattaatgaatttaatcaACGTCGACATATACAACAACcgccaaaaatatcaaaacaaccAACCCCAAAAAAATCACcgactaaaaaacaaaaaaacaagaaacaaaaaccaaaaccaAAACCAATACAAAAACCGACTGTATCATCCAGTACAAATGATGTGGAATTAATTAACTATGCGAATATGTTGGAGATGGCAACTAATATTCCAAAATATAGGATGATTATAAAACGATGTAAACATcgatatgttattaataaagaattttcggCGAAAAATATACGATCACTTATGGCTGTAGGAGAACAATTAAAAATACCATTCCACACGTGA